In Serratia sp. FDAARGOS_506, a genomic segment contains:
- the hemB gene encoding porphobilinogen synthase, with protein MSYAFPGTFPGRRMRRVRRHDFSRRLVAENQLTVNDLIYPVFVMEGSNRQEEVASMPGVSRMTIDLLVKEAETIAKLGVPVISLFPVIEPSLKSLHAEEAYNPEGLVQRTVRALKDAVPELGILTDVALDPYTTHGQDGVIDEQGYVINDVTKDILVRQALSHAEAGAEIVAPSDMMDGRIGAIRDRLELQGLVNTQIMAYSAKYASCYYGPFRDALGSSGNLKGGNKKTYQMDPANSDEALQEIAQDLQEGADMVMVKPGMPYLDVVRRVKDTFGVPTFAYQVSGEYAMHMAAIQNGWLQEQPAVMESLMCFKRAGADGVLTYFAKRVAQWLHDDAMRR; from the coding sequence ATGAGCTATGCATTTCCGGGCACCTTCCCTGGTCGCCGTATGCGCCGCGTGCGCCGTCATGACTTCAGCCGCCGCTTGGTCGCCGAGAACCAACTGACGGTAAACGACCTGATTTATCCGGTGTTTGTCATGGAAGGCAGCAACCGTCAGGAAGAAGTTGCCTCGATGCCGGGCGTATCGCGCATGACGATCGATCTGCTGGTCAAGGAAGCGGAAACCATCGCCAAACTCGGCGTGCCGGTGATCTCCCTGTTCCCGGTGATCGAACCGAGCTTGAAATCGCTGCATGCGGAAGAGGCCTATAACCCGGAAGGTCTGGTACAGCGCACGGTGCGTGCGCTGAAAGACGCGGTGCCTGAGCTGGGCATTCTGACTGACGTAGCGCTCGATCCCTACACCACCCATGGGCAGGACGGGGTGATCGATGAACAGGGTTATGTGATTAACGACGTGACCAAAGACATTCTGGTGCGTCAGGCGCTGTCCCATGCCGAAGCGGGGGCGGAAATCGTGGCGCCGAGCGACATGATGGACGGCCGCATCGGGGCGATCCGCGATCGTCTGGAATTGCAGGGCCTGGTGAATACCCAGATCATGGCCTATTCCGCCAAATATGCTTCCTGTTACTACGGCCCGTTCCGCGATGCGCTGGGCTCCAGCGGCAATCTGAAGGGCGGCAACAAGAAGACCTATCAGATGGATCCGGCCAACAGTGATGAAGCGCTGCAGGAGATTGCACAGGATCTGCAGGAAGGCGCGGACATGGTGATGGTGAAACCGGGCATGCCGTACCTGGACGTCGTGCGCCGCGTGAAGGATACCTTCGGCGTGCCAACCTTCGCTTATCAGGTGTCCGGCGAGTACGCCATGCATATGGCGGCGATTCAGAACGGCTGGCTGCAGGAGCAGCCTGCGGTAATGGAGTCGTTGATGTGCTTCAAACGCGCCGGCGCCGACGGCGTGCTGACCTACTTCGCCAAGCGTGTCGCCCAGTGGCTGCACGACGACGCGATGCGTCGTTAA
- the tatB gene encoding Sec-independent protein translocase protein TatB, whose protein sequence is MFDIGFSELLLVLVIGLVVLGPERLPVAVRTVSGWIRALRSLAASVQHELSQELKLQELQDSLKKAEQAGLQNLTPELKASMDELKDAAESLKRTYRGEKEELANTIHNPQAPDPEALHDGVTPAEAATSASAPAAVPKPAAEPEAAVAASPVAPEAVQPAKAPVETVPVPVESVADKTPASHQPSGDR, encoded by the coding sequence GTGTTTGACATTGGGTTTAGTGAGCTGCTGCTGGTGCTGGTGATCGGCCTGGTTGTTCTGGGGCCGGAACGGTTGCCGGTCGCGGTCAGAACGGTATCGGGCTGGATCCGCGCATTGCGCTCGCTGGCGGCCTCGGTGCAGCATGAACTGTCTCAAGAGCTGAAGCTGCAGGAGCTGCAGGACAGCCTGAAAAAAGCCGAACAGGCCGGCCTGCAGAACCTGACGCCGGAATTGAAGGCATCGATGGATGAGTTGAAAGACGCGGCGGAATCATTGAAACGCACCTACCGGGGCGAGAAAGAAGAGCTGGCGAACACCATTCATAACCCGCAGGCCCCCGATCCGGAAGCCCTGCACGACGGCGTGACGCCGGCGGAAGCGGCGACCAGTGCCAGTGCGCCTGCCGCCGTGCCGAAACCGGCGGCGGAACCTGAGGCCGCCGTGGCCGCGTCCCCGGTTGCGCCTGAGGCGGTGCAACCGGCTAAAGCGCCGGTTGAAACCGTACCGGTACCTGTCGAATCAGTTGCGGATAAAACCCCAGCGTCTCACCAACCTAGTGGCGATCGTTAA
- the rfaH gene encoding transcription/translation regulatory transformer protein RfaH — translation MESWYLLYCKRGQLLRAQEHLERQQVNCLSPIITLEKIVRGKRIAVSEPLFPNYLFVEFDPERIHTTTISATRGVSHFVRFGALPSVIPSKVIDELRTHASETYVDPETPQPGDTVLIVDGVFEGLQAIYTEPDGEARSMLLLNLINKQVSQSIDNRQFQKM, via the coding sequence ATGGAATCCTGGTATCTACTTTATTGCAAACGCGGTCAGCTGTTGCGGGCGCAGGAACATTTGGAACGGCAGCAGGTAAACTGCCTCAGCCCGATCATCACGCTAGAAAAGATCGTACGCGGCAAGCGCATCGCGGTCAGCGAACCCCTGTTTCCCAACTATCTGTTTGTGGAGTTCGACCCGGAGCGCATTCACACCACCACCATCAGCGCCACCCGCGGCGTCAGCCACTTCGTGCGCTTCGGCGCGTTGCCGAGCGTCATACCGAGCAAGGTGATCGATGAGCTGCGCACGCACGCCAGCGAAACCTATGTCGATCCGGAAACCCCACAGCCGGGGGATACCGTCCTGATCGTCGACGGCGTGTTCGAAGGGCTGCAGGCAATCTACACCGAGCCGGACGGCGAGGCACGTTCCATGTTGTTGCTGAACCTGATCAACAAACAGGTCAGTCAAAGCATCGACAACCGACAGTTCCAGAAGATGTAA
- the ubiB gene encoding ubiquinone biosynthesis regulatory protein kinase UbiB, giving the protein MTPGELRRLYFIVRVFLSYGLDELIPKMRLTLPLRFGRRLLFWMPNRHKDKPLGERLRLALQELGPVWIKFGQMMSTRRDLFPPQIADQLTLLQDRVAPFDGALARKHIELAMGGPLETWFDDFEQQPLASASIAQVHTARLKTTGQEVVLKVIRPDIGPIIKADVRLMYRLAGWVPKLLPDGRRLRPREVVREYEKTLLDELNLLREAANAIQLRRNFDGSPMLYVPEVYSDYCRESVLVMERIYGIPVSDIATLEQQGTNMKLLAERGVQVFFTQVFRDSFFHADMHPGNIFVSYEHPEDPCYIGIDCGIVGSLNKDDKRYLAENFIAFFNRDYRKVAELHVDSGWVPRDTNVEDFEFAIRTVCEPIFEKPLAEISFGNVLLNLFNTARRFNMEVQPQLVLLQKTLLYVEGLGRQLYPQLDLWTTAKPFLESWLRDQVGIPAVVRALKEKAPFWAEKLPELPELFYDSLQQHKLLQQSVDKLTNQMQAQRVRQGQSRYLFGVGATLLVSGTLLLLGQIEVFPAWMMAAGIVCWVIGWKRTT; this is encoded by the coding sequence ATGACCCCAGGCGAACTGCGCCGTTTGTATTTTATCGTCCGCGTATTTCTCAGCTATGGGCTGGACGAACTGATCCCTAAAATGCGTTTGACGCTGCCGCTGCGCTTCGGCCGCCGGCTGCTGTTCTGGATGCCGAATCGGCACAAGGACAAGCCGCTGGGTGAACGCCTGCGGTTGGCGCTGCAGGAGCTGGGACCGGTCTGGATCAAGTTTGGCCAGATGATGTCGACCCGCCGCGATCTGTTTCCGCCGCAGATTGCCGATCAGCTGACGCTGTTGCAGGATCGGGTCGCGCCTTTCGACGGTGCGCTGGCGCGTAAACATATCGAGCTGGCGATGGGCGGCCCACTGGAAACCTGGTTCGACGATTTCGAGCAGCAGCCGCTGGCCTCTGCCTCGATCGCGCAGGTGCATACCGCGCGGTTGAAGACCACCGGCCAGGAAGTGGTGCTGAAGGTGATCCGTCCGGATATCGGGCCGATCATCAAGGCCGACGTGCGCCTGATGTACCGGTTGGCAGGCTGGGTGCCGAAGTTGTTGCCGGACGGCCGCCGTCTGCGCCCGCGCGAAGTGGTGCGTGAGTACGAGAAAACTCTGCTGGACGAACTGAACCTGCTGCGCGAAGCGGCTAACGCCATTCAGTTGCGCCGCAATTTCGACGGTAGCCCGATGCTGTACGTACCGGAAGTTTATTCCGACTACTGTCGTGAAAGCGTATTGGTGATGGAGCGCATCTACGGTATTCCGGTCTCGGACATCGCCACGCTGGAGCAGCAGGGCACCAACATGAAACTGTTGGCTGAACGTGGCGTTCAGGTGTTCTTTACCCAGGTATTCCGCGACAGCTTCTTCCATGCGGACATGCATCCCGGTAATATTTTCGTCAGCTACGAACATCCGGAAGATCCTTGCTATATCGGCATCGATTGCGGCATCGTCGGCTCGCTGAACAAAGATGATAAACGCTACCTGGCGGAAAACTTCATCGCCTTCTTCAACCGCGATTATCGCAAGGTGGCGGAACTGCACGTCGACTCCGGTTGGGTGCCGCGCGACACCAATGTGGAAGACTTCGAATTCGCCATCCGCACCGTGTGCGAGCCGATTTTCGAGAAGCCGCTGGCGGAGATTTCCTTCGGCAACGTGCTGCTGAACCTGTTCAACACCGCGCGCCGCTTCAATATGGAAGTGCAGCCGCAGCTGGTGTTATTGCAGAAGACCTTGCTGTATGTTGAAGGGCTGGGGCGCCAGCTCTACCCGCAGCTGGATCTGTGGACCACAGCCAAGCCGTTCCTCGAGAGCTGGTTGCGCGATCAGGTCGGGATTCCTGCGGTGGTGCGCGCGCTGAAAGAAAAAGCGCCGTTTTGGGCGGAGAAGCTGCCCGAACTGCCCGAGCTGTTTTACGACAGCCTGCAGCAGCATAAACTGTTGCAACAAAGCGTTGATAAGCTGACCAACCAGATGCAGGCTCAGCGGGTTCGTCAGGGGCAATCACGTTATTTGTTCGGCGTTGGCGCTACACTGTTGGTAAGCGGCACGCTGTTGCTGCTGGGGCAAATCGAGGTGTTTCCCGCCTGGATGATGGCCGCCGGCATCGTATGCTGGGTGATTGGCTGGAAGCGAACCACCTGA
- the tatD gene encoding 3'-5' ssDNA/RNA exonuclease TatD — translation MFDIGVNLTSSQFAKDRQAVVERARAAGVTGMLITGTDLAESRDAAELAQQHAGYCWSTAGVHPHYASGWDEQTAEQIYALAVRPEVVAIGECGLDFNRNFSTPAQQEAAFTAQLALAVELALPVFLHCRDAHARFAELLTPWLDKLPAAVVHCFTGTAEELASCLSLGLSIGITGWVCDERRGLELRALLPQIPAERLLLETDAPYLLPRDLQPKPASRRNEPCFLPHIVHQVAVWRQEEPQWLGQKTDENARRLFRLV, via the coding sequence ATGTTTGATATCGGCGTTAATCTCACCAGCAGCCAATTCGCCAAAGACCGCCAGGCGGTGGTGGAACGCGCCCGCGCCGCGGGCGTGACGGGGATGTTAATTACCGGCACCGACCTGGCGGAAAGCCGCGATGCCGCCGAGCTGGCGCAGCAACATGCGGGCTACTGCTGGTCTACTGCCGGCGTGCATCCGCACTACGCCAGCGGTTGGGATGAGCAAACCGCCGAGCAGATTTATGCGTTGGCCGTGCGCCCTGAAGTGGTGGCGATCGGTGAGTGCGGCCTGGATTTCAACCGCAATTTCTCGACGCCCGCGCAGCAAGAAGCAGCGTTTACCGCGCAGCTGGCGCTGGCGGTGGAGTTGGCGCTGCCGGTGTTTCTCCATTGCCGCGACGCACACGCACGTTTTGCCGAGCTACTGACGCCGTGGTTGGATAAACTGCCCGCGGCCGTGGTGCATTGCTTCACCGGCACCGCCGAAGAATTAGCAAGCTGTTTGTCGTTGGGCCTGTCGATCGGGATTACCGGTTGGGTCTGCGACGAACGGCGCGGCCTGGAGTTGCGTGCCCTGTTGCCGCAGATCCCGGCCGAGCGTCTGCTGTTGGAAACTGACGCCCCTTATCTGTTGCCCCGCGATTTACAGCCTAAACCCGCATCTCGCCGCAACGAACCCTGTTTCCTGCCCCACATCGTGCATCAGGTCGCCGTCTGGCGACAGGAAGAGCCGCAATGGCTGGGGCAAAAAACCGATGAGAACGCCCGCCGGCTATTCCGGCTGGTTTGA
- a CDS encoding SCP2 domain-containing protein, which produces MLFTPLLTGALETSLNNLLFRDRSMKAARQRLAGKVLRIELEELASPLVLVFSELRVDVLGQSEDSADCTVRSRIPALLRLRDRQQLPVLMRSGELTVEGDIQVVQQLVGLLDLAEWDPAEWLAPYIGDIAAQGITQALGKGASLLKAGFMRRQQDMAEALTEEWRLAPGPLEVVWFNEEVDALARSAEALSARMDKLEGKR; this is translated from the coding sequence CGCTGGAAACCTCGCTGAATAATCTGCTGTTTCGCGATCGCAGTATGAAAGCCGCTCGCCAGCGCTTGGCGGGCAAGGTGCTGCGCATCGAACTGGAAGAGCTGGCCTCACCGCTGGTGCTGGTGTTCAGCGAATTGCGCGTGGACGTGCTGGGGCAGTCTGAAGACAGCGCCGATTGCACCGTGCGCAGCCGCATTCCCGCCTTACTGAGGCTGCGCGATCGCCAGCAGTTGCCGGTGCTGATGCGCAGCGGCGAATTGACGGTGGAAGGCGATATTCAGGTGGTGCAACAGCTGGTTGGTCTGCTCGATCTGGCTGAGTGGGATCCGGCGGAGTGGCTGGCGCCCTACATCGGCGATATCGCCGCTCAGGGTATTACGCAGGCGCTGGGAAAAGGCGCTTCGTTGCTGAAAGCCGGCTTTATGCGCCGGCAGCAGGACATGGCGGAGGCGTTGACGGAAGAGTGGCGCCTGGCGCCGGGGCCGCTGGAAGTGGTGTGGTTCAACGAAGAAGTTGATGCTCTCGCCCGCAGCGCGGAAGCGCTGTCTGCCCGCATGGACAAGTTGGAGGGCAAGCGATGA
- the fadA gene encoding acetyl-CoA C-acyltransferase FadA, whose amino-acid sequence MENVVIVDAVRTPMGRSKGGAFRQVRAEDLSAHLMREVLSRNPALDAAEIDDIYWGCVQQTLEQGFNIARNAALLAEIPHRVPAVTVNRLCGSSMQALHDAARAIMVGDAHVSLIGGVEHMGHVPMNHGVDFHPGLSRSVAKAAGMMGLTAEMLAKMHNISRQMQDEFAARSHQRAHAATLAGYFKNEIIPTNGHDADGVLTRYDFDEVIRPETTVESLSALRPAFDPVNGTVTAGSSSALSDGASAMLLMSESRAKALGLKARARIRSMAVVGCDPSIMGYGPVPASKLALKRAGLSVQDIDLFELNEAFAAQSLPCIKDLGLMDSIDDKINLNGGAIALGHPLGCSGSRISTTLLNNMERRDAQFGLATMCIGLGQGIATVFERV is encoded by the coding sequence ATGGAAAACGTAGTTATTGTTGATGCCGTACGCACACCGATGGGCCGTTCCAAGGGCGGCGCCTTCCGCCAGGTACGCGCCGAAGATCTCTCCGCTCACCTGATGCGCGAAGTGCTGAGCCGCAACCCGGCGCTGGACGCCGCCGAGATCGATGACATTTACTGGGGCTGCGTGCAGCAGACGCTGGAACAAGGCTTCAACATCGCCCGCAACGCCGCGCTGCTGGCCGAGATCCCGCACCGCGTTCCGGCGGTGACCGTCAACCGCCTGTGCGGCTCTTCGATGCAGGCGCTGCACGACGCGGCGCGCGCCATCATGGTTGGCGACGCGCACGTCAGCCTGATCGGCGGCGTGGAACACATGGGCCATGTGCCGATGAACCACGGCGTGGATTTCCATCCGGGGCTGAGCCGCAGCGTGGCCAAAGCCGCCGGGATGATGGGTCTGACCGCCGAAATGCTGGCCAAGATGCACAATATCAGCCGCCAGATGCAGGATGAGTTCGCCGCCCGCTCCCACCAGCGCGCGCATGCGGCGACGCTGGCGGGTTACTTTAAAAACGAGATCATACCGACCAACGGCCACGACGCCGACGGCGTGCTGACCCGTTATGATTTCGATGAAGTCATTCGCCCGGAAACCACCGTCGAAAGCCTGTCGGCCCTGCGTCCGGCGTTCGATCCGGTCAACGGCACCGTCACCGCCGGCAGTTCCTCCGCTCTGTCGGACGGCGCTTCCGCCATGCTGCTGATGAGCGAATCGCGCGCCAAAGCGCTCGGTTTGAAGGCCCGCGCCCGCATCCGCTCGATGGCGGTCGTCGGCTGCGATCCTTCCATCATGGGTTACGGCCCGGTGCCGGCCAGCAAGCTGGCGCTGAAACGCGCCGGCCTGAGCGTGCAGGACATCGATCTGTTCGAGCTGAACGAGGCATTCGCCGCTCAGTCGCTACCGTGCATCAAGGATCTGGGGTTGATGGACAGCATCGACGACAAGATCAACCTGAACGGCGGCGCCATCGCGCTCGGCCACCCGCTGGGTTGTTCAGGCTCCCGCATCTCGACCACCCTGTTGAACAACATGGAACGTCGCGACGCGCAGTTCGGCCTGGCGACCATGTGCATCGGCCTGGGCCAGGGCATCGCCACCGTCTTTGAACGCGTTTAG
- the ubiD gene encoding 4-hydroxy-3-polyprenylbenzoate decarboxylase, with translation MISMKYRDLRDFLSLLEKRGELKRISQPIDPYLEMTEIADRTLRAGGPALLFEKPKGYDMPVLCNLFGTANRVAMGMGQEDIGALREVGKLLAFLKEPEPPKGFRDLFDKMPKFKQVLNMPTKVLGSAPCQEQVWQGEDVDLGRIPVMHCWPEDAAPLITWGLTVTRGPHKERQNLGIYRQQVLGKNKVIMRWLSHRGGALDYQEWCQAHPGERFPVAVALGADPATILGAVTPVPDTLSEYAFAGLLRGNKTEVVKCLSNDLEVPASAEIVLEGYIEPGEMAPEGPYGDHTGYYNEIDQFPVFTVTHITQRRNAIYHSTYTGRPPDEPAILGVALNEVFVPILQKQFPEIVDFYLPPEGCSYRLAVVTMKKQYAGHAKRVMMGVWSFLRQFMYTKFVIVCDDDVNARDWNDVIWAITTRMDPARDTVLVENTPIDYLDFASPVSGLGSKMGLDATNKWPGETDREWGRPIQMDEKVRARVDEIWDELAIFSDREPTL, from the coding sequence ATGATCAGCATGAAATACCGTGACTTACGCGATTTCCTCTCGTTGCTGGAGAAGAGAGGGGAACTAAAACGCATCAGCCAGCCGATCGATCCTTACCTGGAAATGACGGAGATTGCCGATCGCACCTTGCGGGCGGGCGGCCCGGCATTGCTGTTTGAAAAACCGAAAGGGTACGACATGCCGGTGCTGTGCAACCTGTTCGGCACCGCCAATCGCGTGGCGATGGGCATGGGGCAGGAAGACATCGGCGCGCTGCGCGAAGTCGGCAAACTGCTGGCGTTCCTCAAAGAGCCGGAGCCGCCGAAAGGCTTCCGCGATCTGTTCGACAAAATGCCGAAGTTCAAGCAGGTGTTGAACATGCCGACCAAGGTGCTGGGTTCCGCGCCTTGTCAGGAGCAGGTATGGCAGGGCGAGGATGTCGATCTGGGCCGTATTCCTGTGATGCACTGCTGGCCGGAAGACGCCGCGCCGCTGATCACCTGGGGACTGACGGTCACCCGCGGCCCGCATAAGGAACGACAAAACCTCGGCATCTATCGCCAACAGGTGCTGGGCAAGAACAAAGTGATCATGCGCTGGCTGTCGCATCGCGGCGGCGCGCTGGATTATCAGGAGTGGTGCCAGGCACATCCCGGCGAGCGTTTCCCGGTTGCGGTGGCGTTGGGCGCCGATCCCGCCACCATCCTCGGTGCGGTTACGCCGGTGCCGGACACCCTGTCTGAATACGCCTTTGCCGGGCTGCTGCGCGGCAATAAAACCGAAGTGGTCAAGTGCCTTTCCAACGATCTGGAAGTGCCAGCCAGCGCCGAAATCGTGCTGGAAGGCTATATCGAACCGGGTGAAATGGCGCCGGAAGGCCCGTACGGCGACCACACCGGTTACTACAATGAAATCGACCAGTTCCCGGTGTTCACCGTCACCCACATCACCCAACGCCGTAACGCCATCTACCACTCGACCTACACCGGCCGCCCGCCGGATGAGCCGGCGATCCTGGGTGTGGCGCTGAATGAAGTGTTCGTGCCGATCCTGCAAAAGCAGTTTCCGGAAATCGTCGATTTCTATCTGCCGCCGGAAGGGTGCTCGTACCGGCTGGCGGTAGTGACCATGAAAAAACAGTACGCCGGCCACGCTAAACGCGTAATGATGGGCGTCTGGTCGTTCCTGCGGCAGTTTATGTACACAAAATTTGTTATCGTCTGTGACGACGACGTTAATGCGCGCGACTGGAACGACGTGATTTGGGCGATCACCACGCGAATGGATCCGGCAAGGGATACCGTTCTGGTGGAGAATACGCCGATCGACTATCTGGACTTCGCCTCGCCGGTTTCCGGCCTGGGTTCGAAGATGGGGCTGGACGCCACCAATAAATGGCCGGGTGAAACCGATCGCGAATGGGGCCGTCCGATTCAGATGGATGAAAAGGTACGTGCGCGCGTCGACGAAATCTGGGATGAGCTCGCAATCTTCAGTGACAGGGAACCGACGCTATAG
- the tatC gene encoding Sec-independent protein translocase subunit TatC has translation MAVEDTQPLISHLIELRKRLLNSIICVLAVFVVLVFFANDIYQLVSAPLLKQLPAGASMIATDVASPFFTPIKLTMIVSVFVSAPMILYQVWAFIAPALYKHERRLMMPLLVSSSLLFYLGMAFAYFIVFPLAFGFFAKTAPMGVTIATDIKNYLDFVMALFMAFGVAFEVPVAIILLCWSGVTSPEDLKKKRPYVLVGAFVVGMLLTPPDVFSQTLLAIPMYLLFEVGVFFARFYTGKRRPQAEEEDEGDEPPAP, from the coding sequence ATGGCTGTTGAAGATACCCAACCCCTTATCAGTCATCTGATAGAGCTGCGCAAGCGGCTGTTGAACTCGATTATTTGCGTGCTGGCGGTGTTCGTGGTGCTGGTGTTTTTCGCCAACGACATCTACCAGCTGGTCTCTGCGCCGCTGCTCAAGCAGCTGCCGGCCGGGGCGAGCATGATTGCCACCGACGTGGCGTCACCGTTCTTTACGCCGATCAAGTTGACCATGATCGTCTCGGTGTTCGTCTCCGCGCCGATGATCCTGTATCAGGTGTGGGCATTCATCGCGCCGGCGCTGTACAAGCATGAACGCCGCCTGATGATGCCGCTGCTGGTGTCCAGCAGCCTGCTGTTCTACCTCGGCATGGCTTTCGCCTACTTCATCGTGTTCCCGCTGGCCTTCGGCTTCTTTGCCAAGACCGCGCCGATGGGAGTGACCATTGCGACCGACATTAAAAACTACCTCGATTTCGTCATGGCGCTGTTTATGGCGTTCGGCGTCGCTTTCGAAGTGCCGGTCGCCATCATTCTGCTGTGCTGGAGTGGCGTCACCTCGCCGGAGGATCTGAAGAAGAAACGGCCGTATGTGTTGGTCGGCGCGTTTGTGGTCGGCATGCTGTTGACGCCGCCGGACGTGTTCTCGCAAACCCTGTTGGCAATACCGATGTATCTGCTGTTTGAAGTGGGGGTGTTCTTCGCTCGCTTCTATACCGGCAAACGTCGTCCGCAAGCGGAAGAAGAAGACGAGGGTGACGAACCCCCAGCACCTTGA
- the tatA gene encoding Sec-independent protein translocase subunit TatA, whose protein sequence is MGGISITQLLIIAVIVVLLFGTKKLRTLGSDLGASIKGFKKAIGDDTPSTPNTAEKTSLDDADFSAKPITDKQPEVKPEESKNKEQV, encoded by the coding sequence ATGGGCGGTATTAGTATTACGCAATTGTTGATCATCGCAGTGATCGTGGTGCTGCTGTTCGGTACCAAAAAACTGCGCACGCTGGGCTCCGATCTCGGCGCCTCGATCAAGGGCTTCAAAAAGGCTATCGGCGATGATACGCCGTCTACACCCAACACGGCTGAGAAAACCAGCCTGGATGATGCCGACTTCTCGGCCAAGCCTATTACCGATAAGCAGCCGGAAGTGAAACCGGAAGAGTCGAAGAACAAAGAGCAGGTATAA
- the fre gene encoding NAD(P)H-flavin reductase: MTILSCKVTSVEAITDTVYRVRLVPEQPFSFKAGQYLMVVMDERDKRPFSLASTPTQQDYIELHIGASELNLYAMAVMDRILKEQAITVDVPHGDAWLREEGSRPLVLIAGGTGFSYARSILLTALEQQPNRDISIYWGGRELKHLYDLSELEALSLQHPNLKVIPVVEQPEAEWRGRSGTVLSAVLQDFGTLAEHDIYIAGRFEMAKIARERFCAERGALEAHMFGDAFSFI; this comes from the coding sequence ATGACAATATTGAGCTGTAAAGTGACCTCGGTAGAGGCCATTACCGATACGGTTTATCGGGTACGTCTGGTACCCGAACAGCCGTTTTCTTTCAAGGCAGGGCAATATCTGATGGTGGTGATGGACGAGCGCGACAAGCGCCCGTTCTCGTTGGCATCTACCCCGACGCAGCAAGATTACATTGAGCTGCATATTGGCGCTTCGGAGCTGAATCTGTACGCCATGGCGGTGATGGATCGCATTCTGAAAGAGCAGGCGATCACCGTCGACGTGCCGCACGGCGATGCCTGGCTGCGTGAAGAGGGCAGCCGTCCGCTGGTGCTGATCGCCGGCGGCACCGGTTTCTCTTACGCGCGTTCAATCTTGTTGACCGCGTTGGAGCAGCAGCCCAATCGCGATATTTCGATCTACTGGGGTGGGCGTGAGCTGAAGCACCTGTACGACTTGAGCGAGCTGGAAGCGCTGTCGTTGCAGCATCCGAATCTGAAGGTGATCCCGGTGGTCGAGCAGCCGGAAGCCGAGTGGCGCGGCCGCAGCGGCACCGTGCTCAGCGCGGTGCTGCAGGATTTCGGTACGCTGGCGGAGCATGACATTTATATCGCCGGGCGTTTCGAGATGGCGAAAATTGCCCGTGAGCGTTTCTGCGCCGAGCGCGGCGCGCTGGAAGCGCATATGTTCGGCGATGCGTTTTCGTTTATCTGA
- the pepE gene encoding dipeptidase PepE: MELFLLSNGKLSGEAELLGYAKSQLLAMIARRGIKSAVFIPYALIRYDYDQRAQELAQTLGIEVTSIHHAASPAAAIAQAECILVSGGNTWLLNQMLHEQGLIVPIQRAVREREVPYVGWSAGCNVATPSIRTTNDMPVRSSVVLPALGLFPVQINPHYIDAHISGHMGETRDERLAEFCAINPSESVVALREGSLLHVEGNELRYFSANGQGFKVFRHGEETREYQDTRALATLVPFNCG, from the coding sequence ATGGAGCTGTTTCTGTTGAGTAACGGCAAGCTGTCTGGCGAAGCCGAGTTGCTGGGGTACGCCAAAAGCCAACTGCTGGCGATGATTGCGCGTCGCGGCATCAAATCCGCCGTCTTTATCCCTTACGCCCTGATCCGTTACGACTACGACCAGCGTGCGCAGGAACTGGCGCAAACGCTGGGCATTGAAGTTACCAGTATCCACCACGCCGCTTCGCCGGCGGCGGCGATCGCGCAGGCGGAATGCATTTTGGTCAGCGGCGGCAATACCTGGTTGCTGAACCAGATGCTGCACGAGCAAGGCCTGATCGTGCCTATCCAGCGCGCAGTGCGCGAGCGTGAAGTGCCCTACGTCGGCTGGAGCGCCGGTTGCAACGTGGCCACGCCGAGCATTCGCACCACCAATGACATGCCGGTGCGCAGCAGTGTGGTGCTGCCGGCGCTGGGGCTGTTCCCGGTGCAGATCAATCCGCATTACATCGACGCGCATATCAGCGGCCACATGGGTGAAACCCGTGACGAGCGCCTGGCGGAGTTCTGTGCGATCAACCCGAGCGAATCGGTGGTGGCGCTGCGAGAAGGCAGCCTGCTGCACGTTGAAGGCAATGAGCTGCGTTACTTCAGCGCTAACGGGCAGGGCTTCAAGGTGTTCCGCCACGGCGAGGAGACGCGCGAATATCAGGATACGCGTGCGCTGGCCACGCTGGTGCCGTTCAACTGCGGCTGA